In Flammeovirgaceae bacterium, the sequence TGAATGTCTTCAATAAAATGAATGAGCACCTCCGTATCGGTTTCACTCACAAACCGGTGGCCTTTGTTGATCAGTTCCTGTTTCAGCGCGCTGTAATTTTCGATGATGCCGTTATGAATGATGGCGAGTTTTTTTGATGCCGAGTAATGCGGATGGGCATTGGTATCGTTTGGTTCGCCATGGGTGGCCCACCGGGTGTGGCCTATGCCGATGTGGCTGGTGAGCGGCTGGCCGTTAATGTACTCTTCAAGTTCACTTACTTTGCCTTTCTTCTTGTAAACATTCAGGCCATTGTTTAACAAGGCGATACCGGCACTGTCGTAGCCACGGTATTCCAACCGCTTCAACCCTTTAATGATCACTTGCTGGGCATCGCGGTGCCCGATATAGGCAACAATTCCGCACATAGTTAATCGGCTTTAGGCAAGGTGTAATACACCCGCAGTTTAATTTTATCCTTATGAAACAGCACCCTGTTCACAGTCTTCGCACCGTTTTTGGGGTAGAGAATAAAATACCGGAACCGCGGTTTATCAGTTTCCGGTATGGCAAGTTCCTGCGCGAAGAGGGTGAAAAAACCCCGGTACGAATTGGACGAGGCTGAATACCCAAGGTTAAAGTTGGTACTCGTTTCGGTAAAAATGGTAAGCACGCTGTCAGGATTTACAACAAAATTATCGGCTGTTAAGGTACGCGTACTATTATTATAAAGGTTCATAATCTTCAGGTCACGATCACGTGCCTGTGGAGTATTTTGCCGGTTAAACTTTTTAAGCCGGTTATCCGGGTCAAGCAACCTGACATACAACTCCCCGGGTGAACGAAATATTTCGGTTGACTCCACGTCAGTTATCACCAGTTCAGCCGAGTTAATGGCAATGTCAGGGATGGTATCCGATTCGAGGAAGCTAATGAACTCCGAGAAGTCAAGCTTGGTAAACAGCCCCACACCCGATTGTACGCAACGCAACCCGGTAACCGGATCAAAGTCAGTGAAGTACTGACTAACCTCCACTTCTGATCCTGTTCGATCGGATTTGATTTCATTAAAACTGGTGATTGCGTTACCCGCTATGGGAATATTAATGGTTTGGCTGTCTAGTGTCGGATTCTGATAGTGCACAATTATTCTCGACTCAAAATGTACCGGGTCAATACCTACAATTTTATCGCCCGATACAGCCTTAACGGCAAGTCCTTTAAATTCTTTAGTAAACGTGCTGAAATCGCGCCATTGAAGAGAGTCCTGAGGCGTTGTACCATTGGCATACCGCAAGGCCGCATTAAAAAGTTTTTGACTAAATGCCGAACTGAGCGGTATACGAATCAGCACGGTGTCTTTCTTGGCGGAGTCAAACTTATTTCTGAATTCCAGCGGATTAATGATCAACGAACCCGAACCCACCAGCGGGCCGGTGGGCACGGTAGTTTTATTGAAATAAAATGGAGCCGAGTTACGCGAAATCTGTTTAGCCAGTTCATACACTTCGAACTGAATCGGATTCATGGTAATGTTACCATATGTATAAAAATCCAACTTCAG encodes:
- a CDS encoding DUF4270 family protein, with the translated sequence MNLWVKRTGQLLLAALFLLACEDEASLLGFRNPKSKFDVRFIEFPVHSSVLWLDSVRSSNFYWPNEINRLLLGSYTDEKLGSVSAGFYTQYFPTTTAKIATNSTLDSAVLQLKLDFYTYGNITMNPIQFEVYELAKQISRNSAPFYFNKTTVPTGPLVGSGSLIINPLEFRNKFDSAKKDTVLIRIPLSSAFSQKLFNAALRYANGTTPQDSLQWRDFSTFTKEFKGLAVKAVSGDKIVGIDPVHFESRIIVHYQNPTLDSQTINIPIAGNAITSFNEIKSDRTGSEVEVSQYFTDFDPVTGLRCVQSGVGLFTKLDFSEFISFLESDTIPDIAINSAELVITDVESTEIFRSPGELYVRLLDPDNRLKKFNRQNTPQARDRDLKIMNLYNNSTRTLTADNFVVNPDSVLTIFTETSTNFNLGYSASSNSYRGFFTLFAQELAIPETDKPRFRYFILYPKNGAKTVNRVLFHKDKIKLRVYYTLPKAD